In the genome of Poecilia reticulata strain Guanapo linkage group LG16, Guppy_female_1.0+MT, whole genome shotgun sequence, one region contains:
- the glipr2l gene encoding GLI pathogenesis-related 2, like, whose protein sequence is MGKSASKQFAEEVLQCHNEYRKKHQAPPLKLSSKLSREAARYAESLASTRILKHSVESSRGSCGENLAWASYDQTGKDVADRWYEEVKQYNFSHPGFSFGTGHFTAMVWKSTKKFGVGKATASDGSSFVVARYFPAGNITNQGHFESNVLPSKTGS, encoded by the exons CCTCCAAACAATTTGCTGAGGAGGTGCTGCAGTGCCACAACGAGTACAGGAAGAAGCACCAGGCTCCTCCACTAAAGCTGAGCAGCAAACTGAGCAGAGAGGCTGCTCG TTATGCTGAAAGTCTGGCTAGCACAAGAATCCTGAAGCACAGTGTGGagtccagcagggggagctgtgGAGAAAACCTGGCATGGGCTTCTTATGACCAAACGG GGAAGGATGTGGCAGATCGCTGGTATGAAGAAGTCAAACAGTACAACTTCAGCCACCCTGGATTCTCCTTTGGCACTG GTCATTTCACTGCAATGGTGTGGAAGAGCACCAAGAAGTTTGGTGTGGGAAAGGCCACAGCGTCAGACGGCTCTTCCTTTGTCGTGGCCAGATATTTCCCAGCAGGGAATATAACGAATCAGGGACACTTTGAGAGTAATGTCCTCCCATCTAAAACTGGCTCCTGA
- the nacad gene encoding uncharacterized protein nacad, producing the protein MPGESTHRSVPDDKHRDLGSEETGLPGPGMVRHPSTDSPPSDSGSSPNDSGSSPSPSTPQKLLPGSTSPFGPRVFHVKPSSSGTPRPQPEGSDNRVNPGRLSGKLGGHGPCGRHISVKMERIKVLTGSEVESDYPGSQTIDTRVVMGEETLLKTAEVTKGKITTELKAQAIPLPYLPSFPCPQLQTKEIKQETNNEEIQSQVPQNPENRETQHVQASVTNTFPSSPKQITTDDEVTNSKEDKETLSVDEVPSLPFSDLSSPVALSFTEPACPVDPLRVGIPSSLDPELYYTAPSTPIKMVTRCSHLKHHSYPGSPASPLSPGSPSDSEDLCSPLTSPSGSYITAEGGSWASSYTSSTSPSTSPNLLLVEETQEAPACFVSSLSEIGDEVAEEKGRSAPEREDDRAGNFSLYHPSNFVVNSQIGIADTVIPEEDETLKGEEVKISRETCRPCWVTESALPIRSSSSSDSQDDEGESESSFYPLEEHTVDRTEYSRHMQTGLRLNLEGCLSEEHYRQMEANPDISPTTLTSDTENMTVASSSFSPDSPLLPMDAFCPGAFDRLGPSSFILSQAACSDDVPDEERMIPASLISFPLHTSLIFKADSMEITLFPTEEENDIDVNDRNERKDVDAYAAGEEEADVEDDDDEDDDEDHDDYNCNDQIADSTPDSDEGEDKVEGANMQHEEAKVEVKVVEEEEEDEEEDDDDDDEDVCDSKAVEDEAEDSSASFLHSLSETSINEGLDESFCFQDDTDDSLDSASYNGEEDERLYSTERHAQSLEPLPTDGSNPAEIQPEAEQGSLNTQLYMDTQVDQSQSTHLSTSSVAHPKGNDIEPTPLEVPTCPEHQPDPDVKSTIKTDEIKTSDTPAHNQQPVQTSEQLIENEGKSQISTGAILNPFVEPQENPCSNLVTTLAAGPAPPASETDYINVTHSTTSVEENTADLPEENPKVKVVALKLPCDQTEHTKEPEMDSFKLLIKPRHGHSESQRTVGATRVALSKSFCGKYDVPVEGRSVCRSGPNSDSDTKLGQSTEFAPADSESVESKSSDSSPPLNIITPTNDLNKGVVVLSPPKDSNSNPSNIPVSTSAEIISELGDNFTLTPEHCPRDSSLENLSENTLGTDDGVLGAVGSLHSPLAISPKRENSETDTGRDVVPESGAWCDARVGLGFGLGFGSGSEFGVWGAGESLSLSLGKRYELEAESLLMCDTEGQRTETALVSNMSSELCENYDNVLSSILDEEDNNSQSGKNDQILDKELVEEGISESNLTHWKSIEEISEAGGGEDGSARFPEDISNLNPDNDNDNKETQMQDNWKSSADFECLNEGMNGSLNALSDEMRHQSGSVVIKDSVSNIPLEEVPLQTSDRTPKEQKPTADHINQAPDTKQTLLVKDSVCIASSDTRPHGAAKPQNPDSLCKAESRCDSTTQYQSVSLGSNAFSLPEGSFGSFPAKCTSNIARLRSTCKDGMEMSQHQRHNQKKCDVSAEITRSANEPKTKDAFLGKHSGVCNSGDEGVEVKQKQKSDEKNKVDESQKRSSSALNDLDPFERLTQKVGPCTDTQAASTKGKRRKQNRNRASQTGGLNDFSPESVQEPKKAPALPNISGDGYSDWVTHITKTKTDYNANNCSSSDFQQRTSGPDKVEPVAQMERHNHGSPDKEVLRQEQCNLNRGTRDNLSPIMAMNQDLQQKQEVLDNRPLADSQTQITVDLNDNNIDTGPSKPQKNTPSAQAMRCPFSSLPCASTESMDGLSTPVQESQPVLSTQQQSLQSMTPKSAGSEIPSNNPPEVTEVFSTPSSKSVSSSQLPTVTPVVLSQATQETGNLESVYVPESSSHQNPESTFNTQPQKQIKEGCTWFTQDVSRGASATEEESDKKDDGGRLQRGHTPKPREAEEDRDGSVKNESDSADQREIQLFSSRQPTGRQSGCSITHNLNICEEIDLSVKNNSSTVASCNESESEGSMPDLEELEPLRPSEPPCVSAADDGLNRPKQSRSEKKARKAMSKLGLKPVHGVTRITIRKSKSILFVITRPDVFKSPMSDIYIVFGEAKIEDLSQQAHKAAAEKFKVPVSPSPLAPPVPQSLTIKEESEEEEEEVDDGGLEQRDIELVMAQANVSRAKAIRALKHNKNDIVNAIMELTM; encoded by the exons ATGCCGGGGGAGAGCACGCACAGATCTGTCCCCGACGACAAGCATCGGGACCTGGGAAGCGAGGAGACGGGACTTCCAGGACCAG gcATGGTAAGACATCCATCCACAGACTCCCCTCCAAGTGACAGTGGTTCCTCACCTAATGACAGTGGATCGAGTCCTTCTCCTAGCACTCCACAGAAGCTTCTCCCAGGGTCGACCTCTCCATTTGGTCCACGAGTGTTTCATGTGAAGCCTAGTTCCTCTGGTACTCCAAGACCACAGCCTGAAGGGTCCGACAATCGTGTCAACCCAGGCAGACTGTCAGGAAAACTGGGAGGTCATGGTCCATGCGGCCGCCACATCTCTGTTAAGATGGAAAGAATAAAG GTCCTGACTGGATCTGAGGTGGAAAGTGACTATCCAGGGTCACAGACTATCGACACCAGAGTGGTGATGGGTGAAGAGACGCTACtcaaaacagcagaagtcacaaaaggaaaaatcacCACTGAGCTCAAAGCTCAGGCCATCCCTTTGCCATATCTCCCAAGTTTTCCATGTCCTCAACTGCagactaaagaaataaaacaggaaaccaaCAATGAGGAAATCCAGTCACAAGTTCCCCAAAATCCAGAGAATCGGGAAACACAACATGTACAGGCCTCAGTTACAAACACTTTTCCCTCCTCTCCAAAACAAATCACAACTGATGACGAAGTAACAAACAGTAAGGAAGACAAAGAGACCCTCTCTGTAGATGAAGTGCCTTCACTCCCTTTTTCAGATCTGTCTTCTCCAGTTGCTCTGTCTTTCACTGAGCCAGCCTGTCCTGTTGACCCCCTACGAGTTGGCATTCCCTCATCTCTTGACCCAGAACTTTACTACACCGCTCCGTCCACTCCAATCAAAATGGTCACCCGCTGTTCGCACCTTAAACATCATTCCTACCCTGGCTCCCCAGCATCCCCTCTTTCTCCTGGTTCTCCATCTGACAGTGAAGACCTCTGTTCCCCTCTCACTTCTCCGTCTGGCTCTTACATTACCGCAGAGGGAGGCAGTTGGGCATCATCTTATACATCCTCCACCTCCCCATCCACTTCTCCTAACTTGCTCCTTGTGGAAGAAACCCAAGAGGCGCCTGCTTGCTTTGTGAGTTCATTGTCAGAAATCGGAGATGAGGTCGCAGAGGAGAAGGGTCGATCAGCCCCAGAACGAGAGGACGATAGGGCCGGCAACTTCAGCTTGTACCATCCGAGCAATTTTGTTGTGAACTCACAGATAGGTATAGCAGACACAGTGATTCCTGAGGAAGATGAGACTCTAAAAGGGGAGGAGGTGAAGATTTCCAGGGAAACTTGTCGTCCGTGCTGGGTGACCGAGAGTGCACTCCCTATAAGAAGCAGTAGCAGCAGTGACTCCCAGGATGATGAAGGAGAATCAGAAAGTTCATTTTACCCATTAGAGGAGCACACTGTTGACAGAACAGAATACTCTAGGCACATGCAGACAGGCCTGAGACTAAATCTGGAGGGATGTTTATCAGAAGAACATTATAGGCAGATGGAGGCCAACCCAGATATCTCCCCCACCACCTTGACCTCTGATACAGAGAACATGACTGTGGCATCCTCCAGCTTCAGCCCAGATTCACCGCTGCTCCCCATGGACGCCTTCTGCCCTGGAGCCTTTGATAGGCTTGGCCCAAGCTCCTTCATACTCTCGCAAGCTGCATGTTCTGATGACGTGCCAGATGAGGAAAGGATGATACCTGCCTCCCTCATCTCATTTCCCCTTCACACTAGCCTAATCTTCAAAGCTGACTCAATGGAAATCACCCTCTTCCCCACggaagaagaaaatgacataGATGTCAAtgacagaaatgaaagaaaggaTGTTGATGCATATGcagcaggagaggaggaggcagatgtagaggatgatgatgatgaagatgatgacgAGGATCACGATGATTACAATTGCAACGATCAAATTGCTGACTCCACACCTGATAGTGATGAAGGGGAAGACAAAGTTGAGGGTGCAAACATGCAACACGAGGAAGCTAAAGTAGAGGTTAAGGTtgtggaagaagaggaagaagatgaagaagaggatgatgacgacgacgatgaGGATGTGTGCGATAGCAAAGCTGTGGAAGACGAGGCTGAGGACAGCTCAGCTTCTTTCCTTCATTCACTTTCAGAAACATCAATCAATGAAGGGTTAGATGAGTCTTTCTGCTTCCAAGATGATACAGATGACTCTTTAGATTCAGCCTCTTATAATGGGGAGGAAGATGAACGTTTATACAGCACTGAGAGGCATGCACAATCCCTAGAACCTCTACCCACAGATGGTTCAAATCCAGCTGAAATCCAACCAGAGGCTGAACAGGGCTCTTTGAACACACAACTATACATGGACACACAAGTGGACCAGTCTCAATCTACCCATCTGTCTACAAGCTCTGTAGCCCACCCAAAAGGTAACGACATAGAACCGACACCCCTGGAAGTGCCTACATGCCCTGAACACCAACCTGATCCTGATGTCAAATCTACcattaaaacagatgaaataaaaacctcagaTACACCTGCACATAACCAGCAACCAGTTCAAACTTCAGAGCAACTTATTGAGAATGAAGGGAAAAGCCAGATAAGTACTGGTGCTATTTTAAACCCTTTTGTGGAGCCTCAAGAGAATCCCTGTTCTAATTTAGTCACTACCCTTGCTGCAGGTCCTGCACCACCTGCTTCTGAAACTGATTACATCAATGTAACTCATTCTACCACATCTGTGGAGGAGAATACAGCAGATTTACCTGAGGAAAATCCTAAGGTGAAAGTTGTAGCCTTGAAACTACCTTGTGATCAAACTGAGCACACAAAAGAACCTGAAATGGACTCTTTCAAATTGCTTATAAAGCCTCGCCATGGCCATTCTGAAAGTCAAAGAACTGTTGGAGCAACCAGAGTCGCACTGTCAAAGTCTTTCTGTGGTAAATACGATGTGCCGGTGGAAGGGAGATCTGTGTGTAGGTCAGGTCCTAACAGCGACTCTGATACCAAGCTTGGCCAAAGTACTGAGTTTGCCCCAGCTGATTCTGAAAGTGTAGAGTCTAAATCAAGTGACTCCTCTCCACCACTGAATATTATTACTCCTACCAATGACTTGAATAAGGGTGTTGTTGTTCTGTCCCCTCCTAAAGATTCAAATTCCAATCCCAGTAACATCCCTGTTTCTACTTCCGCAGAAATAATTTCAGAACTTGGTGACAACTTCACCCTGACACCTGAACACTGCCCGAGAGACTCTTCCCTGGAGAACCTAAGCGAGAACACTTTGGGCACAGATGACGGGGTACTAGGAGCTGTCGGATCCTTGCACTCCCCCCTTGCAATATCTCCCAAAAGagaaaattcagaaacagaTACAGGCAGAGATGTGGTCCCTGAATCTGGGGCATGGTGTGATGCCAGGGTGGGTTTGGGTTTTGGCCTGGGATTTGGGTCAGGGTCTGAGTTTGGTGTCTGGGGAGCAGGTGAATCACTGTCTTTGTCACTGGGTAAGAGGTATGAATTAGAGGCAGAGAGTCTTCTGATGTGCGATACAGAAGGCCAAAGGACAGAGACAGCTTTGGTTTCCAATATGAGCAGCGAACTGTGTGAAAACTATGACAATGTTCTCAGTTCTATTCTGGATGAGGAAGATAACAACAGTCAGAGTGGAAAGAATGACCAAATATTGGATAAAGAATTGGTAGAAGAGGGGATCTCTGAGTCCAACCTCACCCACTGGAAATCTATTGAAGAGATTTCAGAAGCAGGGGGAGGAGAGGACGGAAGTGCCAGGTTTCCAGAGGACATTAGTAATTTGAATCCAGACAACGATAACGATAACAAGGAAACACAAATGCAAGACAACTGGAAGAGTTCAGCTGACTTTGAGTGCTTGAATGAAGGCATGAATGGGAGTCTGAATGCTCTGTCAGATGAAATGAGACACCAGAGCGGGAGTGTCGTTATCAAAGACTCTGTGTCTAATATTCCACTTGAAGAGGTGCCTCTTCAGACTTCTGACAGAACTcctaaagaacaaaaaccaaCAGCGGATCACATAAACCAAGCAccagacacaaaacaaacactatTAGTCAAAGATAGCGTTTGTATTGCCTCATCTGACACTCGGCCTCACGGAGCTGCAAAACCCCAAAACCCCGATTCACTGTGTAAAGCTGAGTCGAGATGCGATTCTACTACACAGTATCAGTCGGTCTCTCTAGGGAGTAATGCATTTTCTTTGCCAGAGGGATCGTTTGGGTCTTTCCCCGCAAAATGCACATCTAACATTGCCAGACTGAGAAGCACCTGTAAAGATGGCATGGAGATGTCACAACATCAGCGACACAACCAAAAGAAATGTGACGTCAGTGCTGAAATTACCAGAAGTGCGAATGAACCAAAGACTAAAGATGCCTTTTTAGGAAAGCACAGTGGTGTTTGTAATTCAGGGGATGAAGGGGTGGaggtcaaacaaaaacaaaagagtgatgaaaaaaataaggtGGATGAAAGTCAAAAAAGGTCCTCCTCTGCACTGAATGACTTGGATCCCTTTGAGAGGCTCACACAAAAGGTTGGACCTTGCACAGATACCCAAGCTGCTTCTACAAAAGGGAAGAGAAGGAAGCAGAATAGAAATAGGGCATCTCAGACGGGTGGTCTTAATGACTTTAGCCCTGAGTCTGTTCAAGAACCAAAGAAAGCTCCTGCTCTACCAAACATTTCAGGAGATGGATACTCAGACTGGGTTACACACATTACTAAAACTAAGACAGACTACAACGCTAACAACTGTTCATCCTCTGACTTTCAGCAGAGGACATCTGGACCAGACAAAGTTGAACCTGTTGCACAGATGGAGAGGCATAATCATGGCAGCCCCGATAAAGAAGTTTTAAGACAAGAGCAATGCAATTTAAACAGAGGAACAAGAGATAACCTCAGTCCAATTATGGCAATGAACCAAGACTTACAGCAGAAACAAGAAGTGCTTGATAACAGACCATTAGCTGATAGTCAGACACAAATTACTGTGGACCTTAATGATAACAACATAGACACAGGTCCCAGCAAACCTCAGAAAAATACCCCATCCGCTCAGGCTATGAGATGCCCCTTTTCCTCCCTACCTTGTGCCTCAACAGAGTCAATGGATGGCCTTTCCACACCTGTCCAGGAATCCCAACCTGTCCTTTCCACGCAACAGCAATCTTTACAGTCTATGACTCCTAAGTCTGCTGGTTCTGAAATTCCCTCCAATAACCCCCCAGAGGTCACTGAAGTCTTTTCAACACCATCGTCTAAAAGTGTCTCTTCATCCCAATTGCCCACTGTCACGCCAGTAGTCTTGTCCCAAGCTACCCAAGAAACTGGGAATCTAGAGTCAGTATATGTTCCAGAATCGTCATCTCATCAAAACCCAGAGTCTACTTTCAACACTCAGCCTCAGAAACAGATAAAGGAAGGCTGTACTTGGTTCACCCAAGACGTTTCCAGAG GTGCTAGTGCGACTGAAGAAGAATCGGACAAAAAGGATGATGGCGGACGGCTCCAGCGGGGTCACACACCTAAGCCTAGGGAAGCCGAGGAAGACAGAGATGGATCAGTGAAAAATGAGTCTGACTCAGCAGATCAGCGTGAAATCCAACTCTTCTCTAGTCGCCAACCAACCGGCAGACAGTCAGGCTGTTCAATCACTCATAACCTCAACATTTGTGAAGAGATTGatctttctgttaaaaataaca GTTCCACTGTGGCCTCCTGTAATGAATCTGAGAGTGAAGGTTCGATGCCTGATCTGGAAGAGCTGGAGCCTCTGAGACCATCAGAACCACCG tgtgtttctgctgcggatgatggattgaacagacCAAAACAGAGCCGCAGTGAGAAGAAAGCACGCAAG GCGATGTCTAAACTGGGTCTGAAGCCAGTCCATGGTGTGACCAGAATAACTATCAGGAAGTCCAAGAGTATCTTGTTTGTCATCACCAGACCAGATGTTTTCAAAAGTCCGATGTCTGACATTTATATTGTATTTGGAGAAGCGAAG ATTGAGGACTTATCTCAGCAGGCtcataaagcagcagcagagaaattCAAGGTGCCTGTTTCCCCCTCTCCATTAGCCCCACCTGTCCCACAGAGTCTAACCATCAAGGAGGAGagcgaagaggaggaggaagag GTGGATGATGGAGGTCTGGAGCAAAGAGACATAGAACTGGTGATGGCTCAGGCCAACGTGTCACGAGCCAAGGCCATCCGCGCACTCAAACACAACAAGAACGACATTGTGAATGCTATCATG gAGCTGACCATGTGA